AACTGTTGTCGACTCCGGGCATATTATACTGGTCCCAGCTTGTTTTCCAAATGATTTACAAACCAGCAACCAGTTTTCTGAAATGGaagaaaatattcttttttttaaactcctCTGATTATGATGTTTCTTATTAAATCGATTAATTTTTGGTGTTATAATATGAAGTTATTCTTTGGCTTTTGAAACAATAGacacttttaatatttgtggatattgatatttgtttgacCCATATGAATAAACAACTTTTAtttatacagtgaaacctgttaaATCGAACCTCTTCGGGACTTAAGATTTTGTTCGATTTTGGCCGATGTTCGGTTTAATCAGGttaacaacacaaacaatttgATTATGACGGTGCTTAAGAATATGTTAGGTTTTCGGTTTATGCAGGATTCGGTTTATGCAGGTTTGACTGTAGCCATCAATACTTCACTTACGTTTGGAACTCTctacctcattttcattctttACAGATGTCACTGACTCTTCTGAAAATCAAGACAAACATGCGTATAAAACTTTAGTTTAGTGCACCAAATAACCTACTGACTTGGTCCAAGACACAGTTATCATCCTTTGTTAGAGGTCtaaattaattatctataccGTTGTTTTTGGAAAGAATTTAAACTGACATCAAAATCAGCCAATTTATAATCATGTATTATACATTACCGTTAACATCATTCGGGCAAGATTTATAATTTACGTAGTTTGAACGCTTTTGTTCCTCatgaatatattaccttagctgtatttgccaaaactttaaggaatgttggtcctaaatgctcttcaactttgtgctTTATtggcctttaaaaaaaattattcgaGCGTTACtagtgagtcttttgtagacgtaaCGCGTCCTTCGGCtagtccctaaacaaatatgtatactagctCAGAGATAATGGACGTCAAACTAAAcaccaaattatacacaagaaacttaaattaaaaatcaaacatgactaacaaaggccagaggctcttgacttgAGACAGTCgaaaaaatgcagcggggttagaCATGTTTTTGGAGGTCTCAACCCTCCCCACACCccagccaatgtagaaaaaacaaacacacaacaattcacacagtaaaactcagtttaagagaagtccgagtccgatgtgtGAACAGGTAgcaaagaaaagaaacaaaatgaaaataatacataaattaacaaaagtcTACTAGCAGTTAATGACATGCCAGCTttagacctcaattaaactgattaaaaaaatatgtttcgaAATTCATCATATAGATATCATTCACGATCCCTCCCGTTAGAGGtatagtattataccatcattagatatatgaaaagaatacaacatgtttcatgccaacaactggttttagaataaatgtggtTATTTCCGTTACAAAGACCCTATAAGGgacgacataaaaaaaatcaatgaaggataagaaacttaattcaaatagttagGGGGTAAAAATTGCAGCAAGTAGTTTAATTGAAATCGATTTGATATGTATCCTTAttgataaatcaatttttcccaaattaagttaagagggggtaggggggggtcagtgaaaaaactatatgaataaagcattttttatcttacattgaACTTTTAATGTCGTCcctaagtgaatcaatattaaagccaaaatatgcaatatttaatgacctgacaacagtatcgcaactaaaaaaaaatgtatatcccttcttaataagtctgtttaaagttttttttggcttttgttgtgaatactgacattttgtGATTTGTAAAGTTTACATGGTAACAGTTCACAGGAAGTAATTATGTGTCTGTTATGACATCTTTACACTTTATTCGTTGGAACATGTgaactgattgatattttatttggaTACATTACATTTCTTAGAGATGTAAAAACGTggaatttaaatgccaaatatATAACTCTTATCGAGACAATGTCTCTTCCTGAAGTttgagttttataatactgaaGGGGGTAGACCTTAATTcagggagacaactctttatATCAGATATGCGTTAGTAAAAGTCAAGTTTTATCAATATtctttaagcatttacctgaaacacaTATACAGCCTTATTTCTATTGCTTTCTGCTATCGTCaacattttgtatatgataaCATCTAACGGATATTTGCATCAGCCCCTCATTTTAACCACAAATTAACATTTcagtattttatcatttaaacataCCTTTAAGTAATTTATCACAGTATGTTGGTTTAGCATAGAAAATACTGAAAATGACAGCACCAGTTAAGCTGAAAATGGCCACTAGCAAGGAAATGATACCAAAAACGCACATTCGGTTTTTCTTTGTCTTTGCTAATCCAACAAGTTTTTCGTACTGGTGTGAAATACGCTTAGAACATGTCTCCTCCGTTATTTCTTTAAAGGATAGCTGGCAGTTAATCTGTTCCTCGTCAGTTTCTGCACGTGGCACGGGTACATGAATGTCGTCATAGATATTTGTATTTCTGTCACGTGCAATCGTATTTTCAGACGACATCAGAtcgtatttttctttttttataaacttattttGTTTGATGTACTTTGTGTAACACCAAATCTTTTATACTGCGCTAATGCAATCGAAAATGATGTCATACACaatttatggatttttttaatcagaatTATTTACAGTCAGTACGTGTTGTAATTGAAATGATGCAGTCGGAATCAAACGACATGGAACAAAGATAAGATCATGTGCTGTTGTATATATGAGACTTTTGTGGTGTTGACTATATCTATATTATTCTATAAGTATATCTTAGTTTAGACAAGTTTTCTATTCATACTGCATGGAACAATATATAGATGATTGAAATcgtgagattttttttaagagcATCGGTCTACTCTTGAAGACTGTATGTAACATACTTTATGACTTTTGGTTATTTATGTCGTTAGGTTTCTGTCTAATTGACCTTTatcccacatcttcttttattcatattggTCTGTCTATTGCATGGAAGGGgagtgaaagataccaaagtgacATTCAAGTTATAATCacaattgttgtaaaaacatAAGCAGTTGTAATCACATTGtctgtttctatgtatgttggcgtatTTTGGTTTCGTTGtgttcctcttatatttgatatgtttctcTCAGTTTAACTTGTGtaattttttggctttataaatagtttgatatgagcgtcactgatgagtcttatgtacacgaaacgcgcgtctaacgtactaaattataatcctggtacctttgctaactattttaatttgtaacacagatttgttttcgtttaatcgatttatgacttttgtacagcggtatactactattgccgtTATTCAGGACTTTAAACTTTATACACACCAGTTGTATTGATGGAAAACTTAATTATCATTTCCTGATCTAATAAGGAAATATATTGTTATAGATAATAGAGAAACAATTTAAACTATTTAGACAGTTTAAGGTGTGAAAGTCAAGTGTTTTATGTTAAAAtctgttttaattgtaaaaaaggaaaacatcaATATGTGATAGATTTTTTTCcctaaaatgttttatttttgtgatgtcTAAGGCACTGACAATTTACCTATTGAGGAGGGCATactttcttcaatttttttttttttattctaattgtCCTGATAAAAATGCTTGAAAAGGGCAATAAAAacactttcttttaaaattaggTAATAATCGAGATTCGTTGTGTTCTAGTACTTTATTGGAATTATTTTTGGGTTTTGATTAAAGTTAATAAATATCAGACTGTTCGACTTGGTATTGGTTGTTTCATGAAAAAGAGTGCCCAttgttttaacgttgtgtttttttgttacattttattaatatcataaaaataaaggGGTTGCACTATCATTGTTGTTGTGCAgttgataaattataaacatgtgtacatataaaattttcataacaattttTGTAATCGGGTTTGAATACCTCGTACAAATAGTGATGAAATTGTTTTCTGCTTTAAAAATCAAAGTTAGGTGGGGACATACATTTATTAATGCTAACAATTAACATACAtttcatattaatataaaactataacaaatataatacaacCAGTAACAACGTAGGTAGTCGTTGGTCATCTCGACGAGATTGGTTTTCTCGCTCAAGCCGGTACGACGAAAATGAGAATATTAATCGAATTGTGTTGAGCAATGATATATGTAATCTGGTCATCGCTAGTTTACCCATGACAACATTGTTACTTTCATAGACAGCACATGCTCCATTAGTTTttagcgataatttttcatatcactgtAATATGCTGAGAAATTAAATTATTAGTCAGTTTGATCAAAggcaaatttcataaaatagcGATAACATGCATtatatttcaactaaaatcaatGATAAATGAGAGCATCTAGCTTTAAGGTaatcatatttcattatttggtaTATTTCAAAGTCTTAAATATTATCAtgttaaaatttatgaaaatcttAATTTCATTCATGAATTTGAGAAACTAATTGAAGGACAAAGGTCGGAGACGTTACTCTTGGAAACCGCTCAAAACATTTGTATCAaccataaatataaatatttaaagctTCGAAGTAACACAGACGTTTTATTTTTCTAACATTTAAAATCACAAGTGAGGTTACCTCCACAACCATGACATAAATGAcattcattgtattttaaagtttttcaatGCATGATTAATACGGGAACTTAAAACCAAATGAATTTCGTGCAAACGACAAGTGATACAAGGGTTGAACTGGGACATTCTAATAATAAAGGATAATTTTGCCCGCTGAATttgaaaccttagttttataaagttacacattttatttaaataaaacatttacaaacaaaatatcatttagtTCATGCCAACATTGAAATAAAGCTGTTTTAGAAAACGCCTGTTGTCAAGGTAACAATAAAATCTATACAGCTTCAAACTTTATTAATGGCGACCTTTCGTCTTCCGGATTACGTGTTACTCTCTGTCTGCTTCTGACACGATTACGTTCCCGCTGTCGGCATTCTTTTTCTGCTCTTTTAGCCGCTGCTACTGCTGCGATATCCTCGTCATTCTTGTATGACCAGCTTGACCGGTACCCATGCCCAAATCTATAAGGAGCTCGAGCAAGGAAATGCGCAAGCGTAGAAAGACGATGAAATAGCATGCAGAAAAATTGCACTAAAAGAAGAATGCCGAATATAAGAAGAAACACAAGACCTGCAAGTAGAAAGTATTTTTTGTAGCCGATATCAAATGTTAGCTATCATTCAATTACATAGTTTTATGAAAGTGATCGACAGATAAGAATACATAAGAAATAAAAGATTAAGCATACGAAATGTTCAAGATCATACATAAGAAATGCATATATACTAATacttttggggccctttatagcttgttggtcggtgtgagccaaggctctgtgttgaaggccgtacattgacctataatggtttactttttttaaaattgttatttggatggagagttgtctcattggcactaacaccacatcttcctttatctatataaaacatcGGAACTTTGGAgacttctttaatttttttttacttaaataaacGTACTTCAATTAAGTATGGCATTATACACCCAATTGCTATAAAACCACGATAAATTTGATTAAGTGaattaacataaaacatacaagtgaataaaacaatgtatataagaaaatttgtatattaaataatatgaagggacaattaaaaaaaatcatcaaaaacttGAGCAATAACAGTTTAAGAGATAGAAGAATTAGCTAAACATATTTGGTATAGCAAGATGGCTATTGATTGAAAGATATAAGATACATGTGGATAAAACATTATTATAGGACGACATAAAGCTGGATGTTTAAAAGGATCACGGATTATGTTATAGTCATGTTGTAGTTGGAcaggaatatatatacattcctTCAATGTCATTCCAAACATGATATTTGTAAAGATGTCATTACTTCCTGTGAACTGTTACAGATATGTAAGGCAAAAGCATACATTACAAGACTGAGattccaaaatataaatagtcaaaatttctagttaaaaattttcattcttttcagTGTCAAGTCGCAAGTTTATGATTTTATATGTCAAAGTTTTGACACAAAAAGTATTTGAATGCGAACTTAATTTTTTGATACGCCATTTATACGCTTCCGTATCATATATATCGGTAAAGTCACAATAAAAAATCCTATTTAGACAGTCTTGCATTGTTGATCCCCTTGTTCAAAAGGAATCAGGGGTGACGTCTCCTCGTCATTTTcggattttttatgttttcgttTCGACCGATTATGAGCGACATGACTGCATTTTACTTCTGCTCTTTGTACTTCAACAGCAGCACTTTGATCTTCTGTTGTTTTATATGACCAGCTAGATTTGTACGCATGTCCAAATGTATATGGCGCTCTAGCAAGAAAATGGCGGAGAGTAAACAGACGATGAGACAACAtgcaaataaattgtactaaaaGCATTATTGCACATATTAGCAGAAACAAAAATCCTGAAAAACGAGATtgaaaacttatatttaaaCAGAAACACCctttataattcaaaatgtgtTTCATTAAGATTATTATTCGATAAAATAATGTCCAAGTGCATTTATTTCGTGCATCTTGGGACGAACCTGGAACATACAAGATTTTCATGAAGTGAAATTCGCATGAAGTTCTTTAATGAAATGATAGATTCGAAACATAAACCCTTAGATTTAAAAGACTTAAAGAAAAAACTGGAAAATAAGAAAGGAATCCCCACTTTTGAATTGATGTAAAAATAAAGAGGTATATTACACAAATTGTTTTGTTCcttagttttgaaattttgtcaataGTTCCTAGTGTATAATGTGTTATTATCTATAAAAGGAATAACATTGTGTGTCATGTTGAACAGAATTGTATTAACATTGAATTTATGTTGTTCAAGCCTTTGTTTGCATATGTACAAGTCTTCAATGGTGTACGGTAAATAACATGCAGAACAGGAACTCTTACAATTCCGGAGAACCTGACTTCTCCCAAATTAATGCGGTGTCCCTGCATGTTGCTTCCTGTCTTAATTTGTCTTATAAACTTCGTATGCTCTTCCTTATCTCCTTTCTCTCTTTTTATATggttaattttctttaaactacgaacaatttatttggcctttttaactttttttggattcgagcgtcactgatgagtctttagtagacgaaacgcgcgtctggcgtatatattaaatttagttctggtatctatgatgagtttttttatatattttatcttcaATTTACAACAAATTGTCTATCTAAAATCggaatcaatattaataaataattctgTTTCTGCTAAAACATATTTCATCGTGGtagttatttgaaaattaaaatgtaatgaACACTAATTTCGaaacattaaatattcatttattcatgAATATACCTACCGACTGGATTACTTCCAAGAactaataaatttatttttgaggcAAGTGTTGAAATCAACACCAGCCAAAGGGAGTTAACCGCTAACAAAATCATCAACCAAGTGTTTCTTAGTTCTtctagttttactgcaatagaAAAAGATTACTGTTTACGCGGCAATTTCACCACATCTCTCTTTATCAATAGATAGAAAAGTTTAGTGAATCGAAATTGTAAATAAGA
The nucleotide sequence above comes from Mytilus trossulus isolate FHL-02 chromosome 5, PNRI_Mtr1.1.1.hap1, whole genome shotgun sequence. Encoded proteins:
- the LOC134719745 gene encoding uncharacterized protein LOC134719745, with product MSSENTIARDRNTNIYDDIHVPVPRAETDEEQINCQLSFKEITEETCSKRISHQYEKLVGLAKTKKNRMCVFGIISLLVAIFSLTGAVIFSIFYAKPTYCDKLLKEESVTSVKNENEVESSKQNWLLVCKSFGKQAGTSIICPESTTVVITKVNITWYLYEGQTDMPNCDVSPSCINPSDNITDSMKNYCAGKPLCVIDSKYFNKHSESCQDQGYDLLRVTFMCS